The DNA window TAAATTTAGAGGGTTGTTTTTAAAAACTAGCTAATGCTGACTACTTTCTGAATGAGTCTATTCCTGACAATGTCTTTGTTTTCACTGCATGTGTGCCATGCACTACAGGTTTTTTGTACTAAGTTTTTTTCACAGCTACCTGAAAAGAGTATATGATGATGATTTCTTAATCTTATTGCAGCAGACCTTCTCACTATGCACGAAGCAATGTTACATATGCTGAAGATATGTATCCTCAGCCCATGTACTCTCAACCAGCATATTCCTACTATCCAGAAGATGAAGTACAACACTTCTACAGATGGACTTCCCCTCCTGGAATAATAAAGATCATGTCCATTCTCATTATAGTGATGTGTATAGGCATCTTTGCTTGTGTTGCTTCCACATTGGCTTGGGATCTACAATACTCTGGAAGTTCGTCTTCAGGATATGGTACAGGATATCCTTCATATGGTGGTTTTGGAGGCGGTTATGGCTACGGTTCTGGATATGGTGGAGCCTATGGTATTGCAGGAAATTACATTGACCCCCGAGCTGCTAAAAGCTTCATACTTGTAATGGCAGCTATTTGCTTCATTGCTGGACTGGCTGCTTTTATAGCAAGTGTAACTAACTCAAGCATGTGCAGAACAAGAAGATATTATCTGACTGTGATAATAGTAAGCGCTATCCTTGCTGCCTTGGTATTCATCGCATCCATAGTGTATGTTATGGCAGTGAACCCAACTGCGCAAGCTTCAGGAACAGTGTTCTATGCTCAACTTACTGGTCTGTGTGGTCAATATTATGCGAGTACAAATACAGGCATCCTTATGAATCAATACTTGTATCACTACTGTGTGGTAGAGCCTCAAGAGGTATGTATACACtaatgcctgtgtgtgtgtggttttttttgtttttttttccccctttcagtAAATCATACATCTAATGCTTTCGTGTACAAAATCCATAGTTATCCAAACTAACCTTTTTTGGGTCATTAAACTCCTTCAAATTCTGGTTTAATCACTGCTCTTGCATACATGAAGAGCCTGAGGAACATTTTTCTTGCTAACAGGAATATAATAAACTATCATGAGCATGGATGcagttaaaataaatacagagCTGTTTAGGAAACCAAAATGAAATTCTTTTTAGCTAGTGGTGATTTTGTTCAAGTTCCAACCCTTTTCTCATTGCCCAACCCCATCTATGCCCTGTCACAGTAAAAGTAATTAATTGCTTGGAGTGTATTAACATGAGTGtgtaaattttgtttttctgtgtatTTAAACCTAGTATTCTGTATTAACTTCATATGCATTGATAGCACTGATGCAAGAAAAAAGTTACTATAATAAGCCATAACCACTTGTAGGTGTCTGATATGTCCTTTTGGTGATACTTTTAAtaacttctttaaaataatttttagctACTGCAGTTACTAATATGTTGGGCTAATCGAACTTCATAAAATACCAAATTTAAAAAACTATAATGTTTATAAGTTGAGGTAAATATAACTGCTGCACTTGTGCACTGCAAGCCTCTCTGTAGAATGCTCCAGTTAATCGTATTATTGACTAATTCCCACACTTTTAAGAATAGATTTAACTTTATGTACACGAGATCTGAGATGGTGATGCTTAATGGTAAAATACAGTAGATTTCCGATCTCCTTTCTTAAATAGCCAACACAGTTGTCCATAGTCTCTTGCTGAGTGTGCTCAGGTTAAGGTGCTAGAATGTACTCAACAAAAACTGCACATGGGATCTGGGCGGGATCACAAAAGGTGGTGCTGCATTTAAAAGTGACCTGTGTTTGGGAAGAACTGGGGGGGTTCTCTTCTCATGCTGCATAAAGGCCTGAATATGTTTGGGAGCCTTTCTGTTTTCTCGTAAATTTTTCTCAGAAATTCAGGTTCTGTCTGAAGGAATCAGAGGTTCAGAGAACTCTAAAATCTTGTCTTCACTGGCAGGGAAGGTATTTTTTACTTGAGGTAAAATCCTAGTGAAGACATGGTTTGTCACTTTTATATACAATAAGTTCAGGCTTTGATTCAGCTTGCTTTGGGGAAATCTCATTTGACCCAATATCTTCTGTGAAAATTGCAAAATGCCATGCTTGACTAGGATTTTACCTCTGATTAGTGAATTTAGATTGAATGGGAAAATTTTTTTCACAATGGAGACAAGGCCTTAGGATGATGTTGTCTGAGCCATGTGAGTGTAAATTGACTTTCCAAGTCACTTTTAGGTTTTTGttactttcttcttttaaaaacctGTTTTAAGTTAAATTCAGGTTTGGGATCAAGGAGGCCTTTGCTAAAGATCTACCATCATTGAGTCATCTTCAGTAAAGGTATTACAGCTCATAGTAAACATGCTTGAGACCTGAAAGATTCTCTCTGATTTTACTGGGAGAAATGGCTTAAGTTCCCACCATCCCGATGAGAAGGTGTTAGAATTTTAATTTGGATTAGTATGTGGACTGTTAGGTGGAGGGGAGGGCAACTGTTTATGgggttttgatgtttgttttgaatttttattttgaGGCGGCAGTGAATTTATTTTTGGCCCCTTGAATAGATAGGCTTGTATTCAAATAATATCTGctacatattttttttcatttttaggcTATTGCCATTGTGTTGGGATTCTTAGTTGTTGTGGCGTTTGCAATAATCATATACTTTGCTGTAAAGACCCGATATCAGATGAATAATTATGGTAAAATGAACATTCTCTGGAATAAAGAACAGGTTTGTGAAGAAGATCCCCCCAATGTGGAAGAATGGgtaagtttaatttttttatgctTAAATCCCCAAACCCTCAAATTTCTTCTCAATTTCAAGGTTTCTGTATCCCAAATTTGACTCACCTCCCTTACAAGCGATGACATTGTGTGTGTAAAATTCTCATTTAACAAACCTCAACCTgttaaaaatttgaaaaaaaaaaaaaaaatccagcagccTAAATACTAGGAGTAATTCTGCAATAACGAGTCAGTGTGCACATGAAAAGGTGTAGTCTCTCAGTTAATTTCTCTGGAAAGCTTG is part of the Carettochelys insculpta isolate YL-2023 chromosome 5, ASM3395843v1, whole genome shotgun sequence genome and encodes:
- the OCLN gene encoding occludin isoform X2, translated to MTSRPFESPPPYRPDELPSHYARSNVTYAEDMYPQPMYSQPAYSYYPEDEVQHFYRWTSPPGIIKIMSILIIVMCIGIFACVASTLAWDLQYSGSSSSGYGTGYPSYGGFGGGYGYGSGYGGAYGIAGNYIDPRAAKSFILVMAAICFIAGLAAFIASVTNSSMCRTRRYYLTVIIVSAILAALVFIASIVYVMAVNPTAQASGTVFYAQLTGLCGQYYASTNTGILMNQYLYHYCVVEPQEAIAIVLGFLVVVAFAIIIYFAVKTRYQMNNYGKMNILWNKEQVCEEDPPNVEEWVKNVNAEPVEVPPVEVVDCSDHAGSSVAYYASEKVKENQIYTDTTYRTMPESDITGPSVKDLTRVNYTGNSYDGSAKEPPQKRRPQRQKGINSDNYDADYATGGESCDELEEDWDREYPPLTSDHQRQAYKRDFDFGLQEYKSLQAELDEVSKALSRLDKELDDFSEDSEEYKVAAEQYNRMKEIKASADYKDKKARCKKLKSKLSHIKRMVNDYDNRKPYSGEMRITT
- the OCLN gene encoding occludin isoform X1, with translation MTSRPFESPPPYRPDEFRPSHYARSNVTYAEDMYPQPMYSQPAYSYYPEDEVQHFYRWTSPPGIIKIMSILIIVMCIGIFACVASTLAWDLQYSGSSSSGYGTGYPSYGGFGGGYGYGSGYGGAYGIAGNYIDPRAAKSFILVMAAICFIAGLAAFIASVTNSSMCRTRRYYLTVIIVSAILAALVFIASIVYVMAVNPTAQASGTVFYAQLTGLCGQYYASTNTGILMNQYLYHYCVVEPQEAIAIVLGFLVVVAFAIIIYFAVKTRYQMNNYGKMNILWNKEQVCEEDPPNVEEWVKNVNAEPVEVPPVEVVDCSDHAGSSVAYYASEKVKENQIYTDTTYRTMPESDITGPSVKDLTRVNYTGNSYDGSAKEPPQKRRPQRQKGINSDNYDADYATGGESCDELEEDWDREYPPLTSDHQRQAYKRDFDFGLQEYKSLQAELDEVSKALSRLDKELDDFSEDSEEYKVAAEQYNRMKEIKASADYKDKKARCKKLKSKLSHIKRMVNDYDNRKPYSGEMRITT